A part of Micromonospora chersina genomic DNA contains:
- a CDS encoding cellulose binding domain-containing protein, translating into MPRPRSFLGAIAVAALAIATASSTVLSGGLGATTAAADVGAAATTAGCGRAPALSSGTHSIQSSGRTRTYILRVPDNYDSNRPYRVVFGFHWLNGTATDVATGQTVQRDVWSYYGLQRLANESTIFVAPQGLNNGWANTNGEDLTFVDDMIRQLDAGLCVDTTQRFAVGFSYGGAMSYAIACARPTVFRAVAVQSGGQLSGCSGGTQPVAYLGVHGIRDSVLNIAGGRTLRDRFGRNNGCAAQNPAEPAQGSLTHRVTTYSGCSAGHPVVWAAFDEGHIAAPQDGATGDSGYRTWVPGVVWSFFTQFQGGTPTPDPTTPTPGPTTPTPGPTTPAPGSGACRVTATVNAWNNGLTEDITVTNTGTSTINGWSLVFTLPGGQNIVGGWNATYAPTSGQVTARNVDYNATLAPNASLSIGFQATHTGNTARPSGFTLNGAACTVA; encoded by the coding sequence GCCTCCTCCACCGTCTTGAGTGGTGGTCTCGGCGCAACCACCGCGGCCGCGGACGTCGGCGCCGCCGCGACGACCGCCGGGTGCGGCAGGGCACCCGCCCTGTCCAGCGGCACCCACTCGATCCAGAGCAGCGGCCGGACCCGCACGTACATCCTCAGGGTCCCCGACAACTACGACAGCAACCGTCCCTACCGGGTGGTCTTCGGGTTCCACTGGCTGAACGGCACCGCCACCGACGTGGCCACCGGACAGACCGTGCAGCGGGACGTCTGGTCCTACTACGGCCTGCAGCGGCTGGCGAACGAGAGCACGATCTTCGTGGCGCCCCAGGGCCTCAACAACGGCTGGGCCAACACCAACGGTGAGGACCTCACCTTCGTCGACGACATGATCCGCCAACTCGACGCCGGCCTGTGCGTCGACACGACCCAGCGTTTCGCGGTCGGCTTCAGCTACGGCGGGGCCATGAGCTACGCGATCGCCTGCGCCCGGCCCACCGTCTTCCGAGCGGTCGCGGTCCAGTCCGGCGGGCAGCTCAGCGGATGCAGCGGCGGCACCCAGCCGGTCGCCTACCTCGGGGTGCACGGCATCCGCGACAGCGTGTTGAACATCGCCGGCGGGCGCACGCTGCGGGACCGGTTCGGCCGGAACAACGGCTGCGCCGCGCAGAACCCCGCCGAGCCGGCGCAGGGGAGCCTCACCCACCGGGTGACGACCTACTCGGGCTGCTCGGCCGGGCACCCGGTGGTGTGGGCCGCGTTCGACGAGGGGCACATCGCCGCTCCGCAGGACGGCGCCACCGGGGACAGCGGCTACCGGACCTGGGTGCCCGGCGTGGTCTGGTCGTTCTTCACCCAGTTCCAGGGCGGCACGCCGACACCGGACCCGACCACCCCGACGCCCGGCCCGACCACCCCGACGCCCGGCCCGACCACCCCGGCGCCGGGGAGCGGGGCGTGCCGGGTGACCGCCACGGTCAACGCGTGGAACAACGGCCTGACCGAGGACATCACGGTCACCAACACCGGCACCAGCACGATCAACGGATGGTCCCTGGTCTTCACCCTGCCCGGCGGCCAGAACATCGTCGGCGGCTGGAACGCCACCTACGCGCCCACCTCCGGCCAGGTGACCGCCCGCAACGTCGACTACAACGCCACCCTGGCGCCGAACGCCTCGCTGAGCATCGGTTTCCAGGCCACGCACACCGGCAACACGGCCCGGCCGAGCGGGTTCACCCTCAACGGCGCGGCCTGCACCGTGGCCTGA
- a CDS encoding glycoside hydrolase family 27 protein, with protein sequence MRHLASARRWAAGAAAALLLAGTLTGLRPPAALALENGVARTPPMGWNSWNSFGCNINETLIRQSADAIVASGMRDAGYQYVVVDDCWFNPNRDAAGNLQGDPGRFPSGMKALGDYLHGKGLKFGLYQVPVDRTCAQYFGSYPGATGSQGHEAQDARQFAAWGVDFLKYDWCSPNGTIDQQVATFARMRDALAATGRPIVYSINPNSIHAKTGPQRNWGDVANMWRTTEDITNAWDTGQTNGYPMGIQNIINVTVPLAGYARPGAFNDPDMMEVGRGGMTDTEMRSHFAMWAVLAAPLIAGNDVRSQSAATLSILTNRNLIAINQDGLGLQGAQVSFDGTRRVLAKPLANGDVAVALFNQGSATTTISTTAAAVGKTGTSFTLLDAWTGATSTTGGTISASVPAHGTVVYRVSGGGTTTPPPATSGALVSAASGRCLDVPQSNTANGTQPVIWDCNGGANQRWSISGDTLQALGKCLDAPLNATAGAKAQIWDCNGGANQRWSRNTDGTVRSQQSGLCLDVNGAATGNGTTVILWTCTAAANQRWTVR encoded by the coding sequence ATGAGACATCTCGCCTCGGCCCGGCGCTGGGCCGCCGGCGCGGCGGCCGCGCTGCTGCTGGCCGGCACCCTGACCGGGCTACGTCCGCCCGCCGCGCTGGCGCTGGAGAACGGGGTGGCGCGCACCCCGCCGATGGGCTGGAACAGTTGGAACTCGTTCGGCTGCAACATCAACGAGACCCTGATCCGGCAGTCCGCCGACGCCATCGTCGCCAGCGGGATGCGCGATGCCGGCTACCAGTACGTCGTGGTCGACGACTGCTGGTTCAACCCGAACCGCGACGCGGCGGGCAACCTTCAGGGCGACCCCGGCCGGTTCCCCAGCGGCATGAAGGCGCTCGGCGACTACCTGCACGGCAAGGGCCTGAAGTTCGGCCTCTACCAGGTGCCCGTGGACCGGACCTGCGCGCAGTACTTCGGCTCGTACCCGGGCGCCACCGGCAGCCAGGGGCACGAGGCGCAGGACGCCCGGCAGTTCGCCGCCTGGGGCGTGGACTTCCTCAAGTACGACTGGTGCTCGCCGAACGGCACGATCGACCAGCAGGTGGCCACCTTCGCCAGGATGCGGGACGCCCTCGCGGCGACGGGCCGGCCCATCGTCTACAGCATCAACCCGAACAGCATCCACGCCAAGACCGGCCCGCAGCGCAACTGGGGCGACGTGGCGAACATGTGGCGGACCACCGAGGACATCACCAACGCCTGGGACACCGGCCAGACCAACGGCTACCCGATGGGCATCCAGAACATCATCAACGTCACCGTGCCCCTGGCCGGCTACGCGCGCCCCGGCGCCTTCAACGACCCGGACATGATGGAGGTCGGCCGGGGCGGCATGACCGACACGGAAATGCGCAGCCACTTCGCCATGTGGGCCGTGCTCGCGGCGCCGCTGATCGCCGGCAACGACGTCCGATCCCAGTCGGCGGCCACCTTGAGCATCCTGACCAACCGGAACCTGATCGCGATCAACCAGGACGGCCTCGGCCTCCAGGGCGCCCAGGTCTCCTTTGACGGCACCCGACGCGTGCTGGCCAAGCCGCTGGCCAACGGCGACGTGGCGGTCGCGCTGTTCAACCAGGGCAGCGCCACCACGACGATCTCGACCACCGCCGCCGCCGTCGGCAAGACCGGCACGAGCTTCACCCTGCTCGACGCCTGGACCGGCGCCACCAGCACCACCGGTGGCACCATCTCGGCAAGTGTCCCCGCGCACGGCACCGTGGTCTACCGGGTCAGCGGCGGAGGAACCACCACCCCGCCACCGGCCACCAGCGGCGCACTGGTCAGCGCGGCCTCCGGTCGCTGCCTGGACGTTCCGCAGAGCAACACCGCCAACGGCACCCAGCCGGTGATCTGGGACTGCAACGGCGGGGCCAACCAGCGCTGGAGCATCAGCGGTGACACCCTCCAGGCCCTCGGCAAGTGCCTGGACGCCCCGCTGAACGCCACCGCGGGCGCCAAGGCGCAGATCTGGGACTGCAACGGCGGCGCCAACCAGCGCTGGAGCCGGAACACCGACGGCACCGTCCGGTCCCAGCAGTCCGGCCTCTGCCTCGACGTCAACGGCGCGGCCACGGGCAACGGCACCACTGTCATCCTCTGGACCTGCACCGCCGCGGCGAACCAGCGGTGGACCGTCCGGTAG
- a CDS encoding helix-turn-helix domain-containing protein, with the protein MATLALAATDSMLHFELAMACEVFVRDPSGLADPWYDLVVCGPGPVRIGRFWMEPDDGLDRLARADTVIVPAVEDVDAELPAGLVDAVRAAHEAGARMVSLCTGAFVLAAAGVLDGLRATTHWAHTEALAARYPRVRVDPDVLYVDNGTVLASAGKAAAIDLCLHLIRRDHGATVANAVARRLVVPPHRAGGQAQFVTTPVPARDDNPLGDLVPWVMERLDRPLTVEDLARRAKMSSRHLARHFRSVTGTTPLQWLSTQRVRRAQELLENTDDSIDTIAHLAGMGTAATLRRHFHRTLGVPPDVYRRTFRSASPPA; encoded by the coding sequence ATGGCCACCCTCGCGCTCGCCGCCACCGACTCGATGCTGCACTTCGAGCTCGCCATGGCCTGCGAGGTCTTCGTCCGCGACCCCTCCGGCCTGGCGGACCCCTGGTACGACCTCGTGGTCTGCGGCCCGGGCCCGGTCCGGATCGGCAGATTCTGGATGGAACCCGACGACGGGCTGGACCGGCTCGCCCGCGCCGACACCGTGATCGTCCCCGCCGTGGAGGACGTCGACGCGGAACTGCCGGCCGGCCTGGTCGACGCCGTCCGCGCGGCCCACGAGGCGGGCGCCCGGATGGTCTCACTGTGCACGGGCGCCTTCGTGCTGGCCGCCGCCGGGGTGCTGGACGGGCTGCGCGCCACCACGCACTGGGCCCACACCGAGGCGCTGGCCGCCCGCTATCCCCGGGTACGGGTCGACCCGGACGTCCTCTACGTCGACAACGGCACCGTGCTCGCCTCGGCCGGCAAGGCCGCCGCGATCGACCTGTGCCTGCACCTCATCCGCCGCGACCACGGCGCGACGGTCGCCAACGCCGTCGCCCGCCGCCTCGTCGTGCCGCCGCACCGCGCCGGCGGCCAGGCCCAGTTCGTCACCACCCCGGTGCCCGCCCGCGACGACAATCCCCTCGGCGACCTGGTTCCCTGGGTCATGGAGCGGCTGGACCGTCCGCTGACCGTGGAGGACCTGGCCCGCCGGGCGAAGATGAGTTCCCGCCACCTGGCCCGCCACTTCAGGTCGGTGACCGGCACGACTCCGCTCCAGTGGCTGTCGACGCAGCGCGTCCGCCGGGCCCAGGAGTTGCTGGAGAACACCGACGACAGCATCGACACCATCGCGCACCTGGCGGGCATGGGCACCGCCGCGACGCTGCGCCGGCACTTCCACCGCACCCTCGGCGTCCCCCCGGACGTCTACCGCCGCACCTTCCGCAGCGCGTCGCCCCCGGCCTGA